A genomic region of Corallococcus macrosporus contains the following coding sequences:
- a CDS encoding response regulator: MQAPFDFRTLFELSPNPYMLLDRELRYVTANSAYLRVTASRLEDLVGRNVFDAFPHDPDDPANASVRMLRDSFSRVLTERTLDTLALIPYRVPRQKEGGGVVEEERYWSATHTPLLDGRGEVAFILQHTVDVTELQQLKQAVRDAEASLEQGAPRTQLMSGVLARAQAVQEVNRTLDDERRHLRRLFEQAPGFMCSLKGPEHVFELANRSYLQLVGNRDLLGKPCREALPEVAGQGFIDLLDRVFKTGEPFVGHNVALRLQREPGTPMVDVFVDFVYQPIVEADGSVSGIFVQGHDMTAQKLAEDELARHRDHLEELVRERTRALEESEAERRQAEAALLQAQKMEAVGKLTGGVAHDFNNLLQVVSGNLQLLQRDAVGDTRTLRRLETALGAVDRGARLASQLLAFARRQPLAPTALNLGRLVRDMDDLLRRALGEDVEVETVIAGGLWNTSVDRNQLENVILNLAINARDAMDGRGRLTIEAGNAMLDDHYAMLHPEVSPGQYVLLAISDTGTGMTPEVLSRAFEPFFTTKPEGRGTGLGLSMVYGFVKQSGGHVKIYSEVGHGTSIKIYLPRTFQTAVQPADTGTGQVEGGTETILVVEDDAAVRATVVEVLTELGYRVLKAHDGQSALAVIQSGLPVDLLFTDVVMPGPVRSPELARQAKALLPDLEVLFTSGYTENAIVHGGRLDPGVSLLSKPYRREDLARKIRSMLKGREQRLMSRQYREPEPAPVPEPEGRGALRILLVEDDADIRESACELMTDIGHSVSAVASAEAASEALAKEPFDLLFTDVTLPGMSGVALAREVVRRYPALRIIIASGDSRAVSGEDSKVLSRVVLLPKPYDLNQMERALEQVALDAAAPVARTRPA; encoded by the coding sequence ATGCAGGCACCCTTCGACTTCCGCACGCTCTTCGAGCTGTCGCCCAATCCCTACATGCTGCTGGACCGGGAGCTGCGGTACGTGACCGCGAACTCGGCCTACCTGCGGGTGACCGCCAGCCGGCTGGAGGACCTGGTCGGACGCAACGTCTTCGACGCGTTCCCGCATGACCCGGACGACCCGGCCAATGCCAGCGTGCGGATGCTGCGCGATTCGTTCTCCCGCGTGCTGACGGAGCGGACGCTGGACACGCTGGCGCTCATTCCCTACCGGGTGCCCCGCCAGAAGGAAGGGGGCGGCGTGGTGGAGGAGGAGCGCTACTGGAGCGCCACGCACACGCCCCTCTTGGACGGGCGCGGCGAGGTGGCCTTCATCCTCCAGCACACGGTGGACGTGACGGAGCTGCAGCAGCTCAAGCAGGCCGTGCGCGACGCGGAGGCCTCGCTGGAGCAGGGCGCACCGCGGACCCAGCTGATGAGCGGGGTGCTCGCGCGCGCCCAGGCGGTGCAGGAGGTCAACCGCACGCTGGACGACGAGCGCCGGCACCTGCGGCGCCTGTTCGAGCAGGCTCCGGGCTTCATGTGTTCGTTGAAGGGGCCCGAGCACGTGTTCGAGCTGGCCAACCGCTCCTATCTCCAGCTCGTCGGCAACCGGGACCTGCTGGGCAAGCCCTGCCGGGAAGCGCTGCCGGAGGTGGCGGGACAGGGGTTCATCGACCTGCTGGACCGGGTGTTCAAGACCGGTGAGCCCTTCGTCGGGCACAACGTGGCCCTGCGGCTCCAGCGTGAGCCCGGGACGCCGATGGTGGATGTCTTCGTGGACTTCGTCTACCAGCCCATCGTGGAGGCGGACGGGAGCGTCTCCGGCATCTTCGTCCAGGGCCACGACATGACGGCGCAGAAGCTGGCGGAGGACGAGCTGGCGCGCCACCGCGACCACCTGGAGGAACTGGTCCGCGAGCGCACGCGGGCGCTGGAGGAGAGCGAGGCGGAGCGCCGCCAGGCGGAGGCCGCGCTGCTCCAGGCGCAGAAGATGGAGGCGGTGGGCAAGCTCACCGGCGGCGTGGCGCATGACTTCAACAACCTGCTCCAGGTGGTGAGCGGCAACCTCCAGCTGCTCCAGCGCGACGCGGTGGGGGACACGCGCACGCTGCGGCGCCTGGAGACGGCGCTGGGCGCGGTGGATCGCGGGGCGCGGCTGGCCTCGCAGCTGCTCGCGTTCGCGCGCCGTCAGCCGCTGGCGCCCACGGCGCTCAACCTGGGCCGGCTGGTGCGCGACATGGACGACCTCTTGCGCCGCGCGCTGGGCGAGGACGTGGAGGTGGAGACGGTCATCGCGGGCGGGCTGTGGAACACGTCCGTGGACCGCAACCAGCTGGAGAACGTCATCCTCAACCTGGCCATCAACGCGCGCGACGCCATGGACGGCCGGGGCAGGCTGACCATCGAGGCGGGTAACGCGATGCTGGATGACCACTACGCGATGCTGCACCCGGAGGTATCGCCGGGGCAGTACGTGCTCTTGGCCATCTCCGACACGGGCACGGGCATGACGCCGGAGGTGCTGTCGCGCGCGTTCGAGCCGTTCTTCACCACGAAGCCGGAGGGGCGCGGCACGGGCCTGGGGCTGAGCATGGTGTACGGCTTCGTGAAGCAGTCCGGCGGCCACGTGAAGATCTACAGCGAGGTGGGGCACGGCACCTCCATCAAGATCTACCTGCCGCGCACCTTCCAGACCGCGGTGCAGCCCGCGGACACCGGCACGGGGCAGGTGGAGGGCGGCACGGAGACCATCCTCGTGGTGGAGGACGACGCGGCGGTGCGGGCCACGGTGGTGGAGGTGCTCACGGAGCTGGGCTACCGCGTGCTCAAGGCGCACGACGGCCAGAGCGCGCTCGCGGTCATCCAGAGCGGCCTGCCGGTGGACCTGCTCTTCACGGACGTGGTGATGCCGGGGCCGGTGCGCAGCCCGGAGCTGGCGCGGCAGGCGAAGGCGCTGCTGCCGGATTTGGAAGTGCTCTTCACGTCCGGCTACACGGAGAACGCCATCGTGCACGGCGGCCGGCTGGACCCGGGCGTGAGCCTCTTGTCCAAGCCGTACCGGCGCGAGGACCTGGCGCGGAAGATCCGCTCCATGCTCAAGGGCCGCGAGCAGCGGCTGATGTCCAGGCAGTACCGCGAGCCCGAACCCGCGCCCGTGCCGGAGCCGGAGGGCAGGGGCGCGCTGCGCATCCTCCTGGTGGAGGACGACGCGGACATCCGCGAGTCCGCGTGCGAGCTGATGACGGACATCGGGCACTCGGTGAGCGCGGTGGCGAGCGCGGAGGCGGCGAGCGAGGCGCTGGCGAAGGAGCCCTTCGACCTGCTCTTCACGGACGTGACGCTGCCGGGCATGTCCGGCGTGGCGCTGGCGCGCGAGGTCGTGCGGCGCTACCCGGCCCTGCGCATCATCATCGCGTCCGGGGACTCGCGCGCGGTGTCGGGGGAGGACAGCAAGGTGCTGTCGCGCGTGGTGCTGCTGCCCAAGCCGTATGACCTGAACCAGATGGAGCGCGCGCTGGAGCAGGTGGCCCTGGACGCCGCCGCCCCGGTGGCGAGGACGCGGCCCGCGTGA
- a CDS encoding NifU family protein — MSVNIQLEWTPNPSTLKYVVDRKLLGGGAVNFTNRDEAQAKSPLALRLMDIQGVTAVMLGTNFVTVTKGESGEWDELNDSVMSTLDTHLSEGLPVVDEAAVAAARQATSADGTVEQRIQFILDEEIRPAVAQDGGDITLDRFEDGIVYLHMKGSCAGCPSSTATLKMGIEGRLREMIPEVTEVVSV, encoded by the coding sequence CCAGCTCGAGTGGACCCCCAACCCCAGCACGTTGAAGTACGTGGTGGACCGCAAGCTGCTGGGCGGTGGCGCGGTGAACTTCACCAACCGGGACGAGGCGCAGGCCAAGTCGCCCCTGGCGCTCCGGCTCATGGACATCCAGGGCGTGACGGCGGTGATGCTGGGCACGAACTTCGTCACCGTGACGAAGGGCGAGTCCGGCGAGTGGGACGAGCTCAACGACTCCGTGATGTCCACCCTGGACACGCACCTGTCGGAAGGCCTGCCGGTGGTGGACGAGGCGGCGGTCGCGGCGGCGCGTCAGGCGACGAGCGCGGACGGCACGGTGGAGCAGCGCATCCAGTTCATCCTGGACGAGGAGATCCGCCCGGCCGTGGCGCAGGACGGCGGCGACATCACGCTGGACCGCTTCGAGGACGGCATCGTGTACCTGCACATGAAGGGTTCGTGCGCGGGCTGCCCGTCGTCCACGGCGACGCTGAAGATGGGCATCGAGGGCCGGCTCCGGGAGATGATCCCGGAGGTCACCGAAGTGGTGTCCGTCTGA
- a CDS encoding class I SAM-dependent methyltransferase, producing MEDVQTRHANPVVVDAGSGNAYLGFVVYELFLKDAAGGELLSIEGRPDLTERAKGRAERLHFDRMRFQTAHIDAAQYPERIHVLMALHACDTATDDALVAAIQHGADHVAVVPCCQAEVAAQLKEKKPKTGGSMPLLFQHPMHRREFGSHLTNVIRALTLEAFGYQVTVTELTGWEHSLKNELILGRRVHRDNRRARLQLQALLAETGVQPRLTRLLGITPAGAGAEPTADTEPSSDATAEADASPASPPES from the coding sequence ATGGAGGACGTGCAGACGCGCCACGCGAACCCCGTGGTGGTGGACGCCGGCAGCGGCAACGCGTACCTGGGCTTCGTCGTCTACGAGCTGTTCCTCAAGGACGCCGCGGGCGGGGAGCTGTTGTCCATCGAAGGGCGGCCGGACCTGACGGAGCGCGCGAAGGGCCGCGCCGAGCGGCTGCACTTCGACCGGATGCGCTTCCAGACGGCGCACATCGACGCGGCCCAGTACCCGGAGCGCATCCACGTGCTGATGGCGCTGCACGCGTGCGACACGGCCACGGACGACGCGCTGGTGGCGGCCATCCAGCACGGCGCGGACCACGTGGCGGTGGTGCCGTGCTGCCAGGCGGAGGTGGCCGCGCAGCTGAAGGAGAAGAAGCCGAAGACGGGCGGCTCCATGCCGCTGCTCTTCCAGCACCCCATGCACCGGCGCGAGTTCGGCTCGCACCTCACGAACGTCATCCGCGCGCTGACGCTGGAGGCGTTCGGCTACCAGGTGACGGTGACGGAGCTGACCGGGTGGGAACACTCGTTGAAGAACGAGCTCATCCTCGGGCGGCGGGTGCACCGGGACAACCGGCGCGCGCGGCTCCAGCTCCAGGCGCTGCTGGCGGAGACGGGCGTGCAGCCCCGGCTGACGCGGCTGTTGGGCATCACGCCCGCGGGCGCCGGCGCGGAGCCCACGGCGGACACGGAGCCTTCGTCGGACGCGACGGCTGAGGCGGACGCATCGCCCGCGTCACCTCCGGAATCCTGA
- a CDS encoding oxidoreductase, protein MSAEATPSRAKRPVEYEATVTELRMETHDTATLLLELDAGAGPLDYKAGQFLNIDPHQFRALAHQCAYLQEQKGRKEPPRSYSLASAPHERHVAITVKDEEFIPGVTRYAPLLSPLLVHGRLVGAKLKVTGFMGPYVLPDDVTERTDHVLHVVAGSGAVPNFAIVKDALHRGLKLRHTFLASNKTWGDILYREELAALERAAPDRVRVVHTLTRETDETKYGPGVRKGRVAEALLHELLPDRDTCLVYVCGPAITPWDRRKALETRTPATPRFMEAVLGHLHALEIPDKRIKREAYG, encoded by the coding sequence ATGAGCGCTGAAGCCACGCCCTCCCGAGCGAAGCGGCCCGTCGAGTACGAGGCCACCGTCACCGAGCTGCGGATGGAGACGCACGACACGGCGACGCTGCTGCTGGAGCTGGATGCGGGGGCTGGGCCGCTCGACTACAAGGCAGGCCAGTTCCTCAACATCGACCCGCACCAGTTCCGGGCGCTCGCGCACCAGTGCGCGTACCTGCAGGAGCAGAAGGGGCGCAAGGAGCCGCCGCGCTCGTACTCGCTCGCGTCCGCGCCGCATGAGCGGCACGTGGCCATCACCGTGAAGGACGAGGAGTTCATCCCGGGCGTCACGCGCTACGCGCCGCTGCTGTCGCCGCTGCTGGTGCACGGCCGGCTGGTGGGGGCGAAGCTGAAGGTGACGGGCTTCATGGGGCCCTACGTGCTGCCGGACGACGTGACGGAGCGCACGGACCACGTGCTGCACGTGGTGGCGGGCTCCGGCGCGGTGCCCAACTTCGCCATCGTGAAGGACGCGCTGCACCGGGGGCTGAAGCTGCGGCACACGTTCCTCGCGTCCAACAAGACCTGGGGCGACATCCTCTACCGCGAGGAGCTGGCCGCGCTGGAGCGCGCCGCGCCGGACCGCGTGCGGGTGGTGCACACGCTCACGCGCGAGACGGACGAGACGAAGTACGGCCCCGGGGTGCGCAAGGGCCGCGTCGCGGAGGCGCTCCTGCACGAGCTGCTTCCGGACCGCGACACCTGCCTGGTGTACGTGTGCGGACCCGCCATCACCCCGTGGGACCGGCGCAAGGCGCTGGAGACGCGCACGCCCGCCACGCCGCGCTTCATGGAGGCGGTGCTCGGCCACCTGCACGCGCTGGAGATTCCGGACAAGCGCATCAAGCGCGAGGCGTACGGCTGA
- a CDS encoding THUMP domain-containing class I SAM-dependent RNA methyltransferase: MTDARARTGETVYVSTLPGMEPALEAEARERGLPFRRVEGGIECEGPPGLHQTVNLHLRTASRVLLRLGTFTAPTADDLVRGLEALPLADIWDGKVPLRMSVTLHRSVAPGPAVVLESAAVAWNQREVAAAGYLDDEDGGPGLTLLVRGEGERWTVSADTSGAPLYQRGYRQEVGRAPLRETLAAGILRLAGYAGDVPLVDPMCGSGTFLVEGAWLSQRRAPGLLRTFAFQSFPSYDSQAWARRRAEAEAEGLAEPRAPVRGYDLNAGALGTARRNAKRAGVTLALERHDLRTLKAPEGAPGLVVANPPYGKRVGEVEDLPELYRALGATLNGAFREWSKALIVPEEPKLVASLGLKNARSLNVKNGGLRCLLLLAGPS, from the coding sequence GTGACGGACGCAAGGGCCCGGACGGGCGAAACGGTCTACGTGTCCACACTGCCCGGGATGGAGCCCGCGCTGGAGGCGGAGGCGCGCGAGCGCGGCCTGCCGTTCCGTCGCGTGGAGGGCGGCATCGAGTGCGAGGGCCCGCCCGGCCTGCACCAGACGGTGAACCTGCACCTGCGCACCGCGAGCCGCGTGCTCCTGCGCCTGGGCACCTTCACGGCGCCCACCGCGGACGACCTGGTGCGCGGGCTGGAGGCGCTGCCCCTGGCGGACATCTGGGACGGCAAGGTGCCGCTGCGGATGTCGGTGACGCTGCACCGCTCCGTGGCCCCCGGGCCGGCCGTGGTGCTGGAGTCCGCGGCCGTGGCCTGGAACCAGCGCGAGGTGGCGGCCGCGGGCTACCTGGACGACGAGGACGGGGGACCGGGGCTCACGCTGCTGGTGCGCGGCGAGGGCGAGCGCTGGACGGTGAGCGCGGACACGTCCGGAGCCCCCCTGTACCAGCGCGGCTACCGGCAGGAGGTGGGGCGCGCGCCGCTGCGCGAGACGCTGGCCGCGGGCATCCTGCGGCTCGCGGGCTACGCGGGCGACGTGCCGCTGGTGGATCCGATGTGCGGCTCGGGCACGTTCCTGGTGGAGGGCGCGTGGCTGTCCCAGCGCCGCGCGCCGGGCCTGCTGCGCACGTTCGCGTTCCAGTCCTTCCCGTCCTACGACTCGCAGGCCTGGGCACGCCGGCGCGCGGAGGCGGAGGCCGAGGGGCTGGCGGAGCCTCGCGCGCCCGTGCGCGGGTATGACCTCAACGCGGGCGCGCTGGGCACGGCGCGGCGCAACGCGAAGCGCGCGGGCGTGACGCTGGCGCTGGAGCGGCACGACCTGCGCACGCTGAAGGCGCCCGAGGGCGCTCCGGGCCTGGTGGTGGCCAACCCGCCCTACGGCAAGCGCGTGGGCGAGGTGGAGGACCTGCCGGAGCTCTACCGCGCGCTGGGCGCGACGTTGAACGGCGCGTTCCGCGAGTGGAGCAAGGCGCTCATCGTCCCCGAGGAGCCCAAGCTGGTGGCGTCGCTGGGGTTGAAGAACGCGCGCTCGCTCAACGTGAAGAACGGCGGCCTGCGCTGTCTGTTGTTGCTGGCGGGCCCGTCCTAG
- a CDS encoding fatty acid desaturase family protein: protein MLAVPEPLSMDDAEAVTSRAFDRRALTASVRELSVVANGRGLWAVTRQWLIIALAVAFVVQVDRWWAWVLAAVVISTRQHALLSLVHEASHYHLFTNRTLNDVVADLLCAFPTNITTAGYRKEHVEHHRYVNTDKDPYWRTAQRDHAWMFPRTRWGAVRVLLGDMVGYFSLSHLRIVVPWSYTGRSMGKGGPPVSRAEHIRYTLWLVGLITFLTLTGGWLYYLLLWSLPSLTLMMMAFRIRAVVEHPFTPATPDETHETRDVAAATWFERFFIAPFNASYHLSHHLFPSVPYYHLPALHERLKQTDLYRPGENHFQTYLGGEKSAWSFMTSAGRNEA, encoded by the coding sequence ATGCTCGCCGTTCCAGAACCGTTGTCGATGGATGACGCGGAAGCAGTCACCTCCCGCGCGTTCGACCGCCGCGCCCTGACAGCGTCGGTGCGGGAGCTGTCGGTGGTGGCCAACGGGCGCGGCCTTTGGGCGGTGACGCGCCAATGGCTCATCATCGCGCTGGCGGTGGCGTTCGTGGTGCAGGTGGACCGGTGGTGGGCGTGGGTGCTGGCCGCGGTGGTCATCTCCACGCGGCAGCACGCGCTCTTGAGCCTGGTGCACGAGGCGTCGCACTACCACCTGTTCACGAACCGGACGCTCAACGACGTGGTGGCGGACCTGCTGTGCGCGTTCCCCACGAACATCACCACGGCGGGCTACCGCAAGGAGCACGTGGAGCACCACCGCTACGTCAACACGGACAAGGACCCGTACTGGCGCACGGCGCAGCGCGACCACGCGTGGATGTTCCCGCGCACGCGCTGGGGCGCGGTGCGGGTGCTGCTGGGGGACATGGTGGGCTACTTCTCCCTGTCCCACCTGCGCATCGTCGTTCCCTGGTCCTATACGGGCCGCTCCATGGGAAAGGGCGGCCCGCCCGTCTCCCGCGCCGAGCACATCCGCTACACGCTGTGGCTGGTGGGGCTCATCACCTTCCTCACACTCACGGGCGGCTGGCTCTACTACCTGCTGCTGTGGTCGCTGCCGTCGCTGACGCTGATGATGATGGCGTTCCGCATCCGCGCGGTGGTGGAGCACCCCTTCACCCCCGCCACCCCGGACGAGACGCACGAGACGCGGGACGTAGCGGCCGCCACGTGGTTCGAGCGCTTCTTCATCGCGCCCTTCAACGCGAGCTACCACCTGTCCCATCACCTCTTCCCGTCCGTGCCCTACTACCACCTGCCCGCGCTGCACGAACGGCTCAAGCAGACGGACCTCTACCGCCCCGGGGAGAACCATTTCCAGACGTACCTGGGCGGGGAGAAGAGCGCGTGGAGCTTCATGACGTCCGCCGGCCGGAACGAGGCCTGA
- a CDS encoding 1-acyl-sn-glycerol-3-phosphate acyltransferase, with protein MLRVLFALMSLLPYGLRRHVVRGLMHGVWGRLSHARVYGLKDLPAGPCLFICNHLSNADGFTLYRALRPRNVVFLAGVKLHGTVMTRLAAETMDTIDITPNSPDIEALRRCVELLKGGQSVLIFPEGGRSRSAGLLQAKKGVGLIAKRAGVPIVPVALTGTEKLMPINDSDMGGERLFHADVTVTFGPAFRMEDLEPEVAGSSDARQALVDAMMRRVAALLPPAYQGVYAGGTDPVAPTAPPSAVPPSA; from the coding sequence GTGCTCCGAGTTCTCTTCGCCCTGATGTCACTGCTGCCCTACGGGCTCCGCCGCCACGTCGTGCGCGGGCTGATGCATGGCGTGTGGGGACGGCTGTCCCACGCGAGGGTGTACGGCCTCAAGGACCTGCCGGCCGGCCCCTGCCTCTTCATCTGCAACCACCTGTCCAACGCGGATGGCTTCACGCTCTACCGGGCGCTGCGTCCCCGGAACGTCGTCTTCCTTGCCGGCGTGAAGCTGCACGGCACCGTGATGACGCGGCTGGCGGCGGAGACGATGGACACCATCGACATCACGCCCAACTCGCCGGACATCGAAGCGCTGCGCCGCTGCGTGGAGCTGCTCAAGGGCGGCCAGTCCGTCCTCATCTTCCCCGAAGGGGGCCGCAGCCGCTCCGCCGGCCTGCTCCAGGCGAAGAAGGGCGTGGGCCTCATCGCCAAGCGGGCGGGGGTGCCCATCGTCCCGGTGGCACTGACGGGCACGGAGAAGCTCATGCCCATCAACGACTCGGACATGGGCGGCGAGCGGCTCTTCCACGCGGACGTCACCGTGACCTTCGGGCCCGCCTTCCGCATGGAGGACCTGGAGCCGGAGGTGGCGGGCTCCTCCGATGCCCGTCAGGCGCTGGTGGACGCGATGATGCGCCGGGTGGCCGCGCTGCTGCCGCCGGCCTACCAGGGGGTCTACGCGGGAGGCACGGATCCGGTGGCGCCCACCGCGCCGCCCTCCGCGGTGCCGCCCTCCGCCTGA
- a CDS encoding glycosyl hydrolase family 18 protein, whose protein sequence is MRRQLIGFLVALGAMHTGCGGAPDFTSTAGDEDSLLTTGDALASATTMFDDALGSGWQDWSWATHSLSVTNPVYAGTRSVSATFGPWKGLYFHHAGVPTTGYGFVELQVNPGATANPAIALYASVGGVAKPPVALNPTCAGGTLKANAWTLCRMPLSTLGAANTTLDGLVVMENAGRTLPVMYFDNVRLAASTTAPSAPTALKATGSTTDVALTWGTVTGATGYHVYRATTQTGTYTRLTSSALTAASYKDTSAAVGTTYWYAVTALNAAGESAKSTAVSGKRTSTTGVSVSVTPTTVTLSRGGVQTFTALVTGSSNTAVTWSVLEGSTGGTVSSSGTYTAPQTAGTYHVVATSSADTTKKATADVVVTGPVGSTNKWVSGYYTGWNADEYPPEKVDFSAMTHIIVGRVTPKADGTVNAVFDNSNGSAMAKTLSTRAHAAGRKAIIMVGGAGEHAGWVGAATSANREKFVQNLLKVMDDHGYDGLDIDWEPVEEVDKPNLLALVQRLRQLRPNMLLTFPIGWVNNNFSTDAELKWYPQLAQSLDQVNIMSYEMIGVWDGWDSWFTSALKGESGTHPTSVESSLKAWVNAGIPKEKLGMGIPFYGLAWRNITGPRQPFTNWSDYVGGDNSFTYKKILALSKTGTLKWDTAAQANYVTFSTPVEDGTVRWITYDGPEAIQAKGQYAKANGYGGTIIWTINQGCTDPATGANPLLTEVKKAFLQ, encoded by the coding sequence TTGAGAAGGCAGCTCATTGGGTTCCTCGTGGCGTTGGGCGCGATGCACACCGGCTGTGGTGGTGCGCCGGACTTCACCTCCACCGCGGGCGACGAGGACTCACTGTTGACGACCGGGGACGCGCTCGCGAGCGCGACCACGATGTTTGACGATGCGCTCGGCTCGGGCTGGCAGGACTGGTCCTGGGCGACGCACAGCCTCAGCGTGACGAACCCCGTGTACGCGGGCACGCGTTCCGTCTCCGCGACGTTCGGCCCCTGGAAGGGCCTGTACTTCCACCACGCGGGCGTGCCCACCACCGGGTACGGCTTCGTGGAGCTGCAGGTGAACCCGGGCGCGACGGCCAACCCCGCCATCGCGCTCTACGCGAGCGTGGGCGGCGTGGCCAAGCCTCCCGTGGCGCTCAACCCCACCTGCGCCGGCGGCACGCTGAAGGCCAATGCGTGGACGCTGTGCCGCATGCCCCTGTCCACGCTGGGCGCGGCGAACACCACCCTGGACGGGCTGGTGGTGATGGAGAACGCGGGCCGCACGCTGCCCGTGATGTACTTCGACAACGTGCGCCTGGCGGCGAGCACCACCGCCCCTTCCGCGCCCACGGCCCTGAAGGCCACGGGCTCCACGACGGACGTCGCCCTCACCTGGGGCACGGTGACGGGCGCCACGGGCTACCACGTCTACCGCGCCACGACGCAGACGGGCACGTACACGCGGCTGACCTCCTCCGCGCTCACCGCCGCGTCCTACAAGGACACCAGCGCCGCGGTGGGCACGACGTACTGGTACGCCGTCACCGCGCTGAACGCGGCCGGTGAGAGCGCGAAGTCCACGGCCGTCTCCGGCAAGCGGACCTCCACCACCGGCGTGAGCGTCAGCGTCACGCCCACCACCGTGACGCTGTCGCGCGGCGGTGTGCAGACCTTCACCGCGCTGGTGACGGGCAGCAGCAACACGGCCGTCACCTGGAGCGTCCTGGAAGGCTCCACGGGCGGCACCGTGAGCTCCAGCGGCACGTACACCGCGCCGCAGACGGCGGGCACGTACCACGTCGTCGCCACCAGCAGCGCGGACACGACGAAGAAGGCCACCGCGGACGTCGTGGTGACGGGCCCGGTGGGCAGTACGAACAAGTGGGTGTCCGGCTACTACACGGGCTGGAACGCGGATGAGTACCCGCCGGAGAAGGTGGACTTCAGCGCGATGACGCACATCATCGTGGGCCGCGTGACGCCGAAGGCGGACGGCACGGTGAACGCCGTCTTCGACAACTCGAACGGCTCCGCCATGGCGAAGACGCTGTCCACGCGCGCGCACGCGGCGGGGCGCAAGGCCATCATCATGGTGGGCGGCGCGGGCGAGCACGCCGGCTGGGTGGGCGCGGCCACCTCCGCGAACCGGGAGAAGTTCGTCCAGAACCTGCTCAAGGTGATGGACGACCACGGCTACGACGGGCTCGACATCGACTGGGAGCCGGTGGAGGAGGTGGACAAGCCGAACCTGCTGGCGCTGGTGCAGCGGCTGCGTCAGCTGCGGCCCAACATGCTGCTGACGTTCCCCATCGGCTGGGTGAACAACAACTTCAGCACGGACGCGGAGCTCAAGTGGTACCCGCAGCTGGCCCAGTCCCTGGACCAGGTGAACATCATGTCCTACGAGATGATTGGCGTCTGGGACGGCTGGGATTCGTGGTTCACGTCCGCGCTCAAGGGCGAGTCCGGCACCCACCCGACGTCCGTGGAGTCCAGCCTCAAGGCCTGGGTGAACGCGGGCATCCCGAAGGAGAAGCTGGGCATGGGCATCCCGTTCTACGGCCTCGCGTGGCGCAACATCACCGGCCCGCGCCAGCCCTTCACCAACTGGTCTGACTACGTGGGCGGGGACAACTCCTTCACGTACAAGAAGATCCTCGCGCTCTCCAAGACGGGCACGCTCAAGTGGGACACGGCCGCGCAGGCCAACTACGTCACCTTCAGCACGCCGGTGGAGGACGGCACCGTGCGCTGGATCACCTACGACGGTCCGGAGGCCATCCAGGCCAAGGGCCAGTACGCGAAGGCGAACGGCTACGGCGGCACCATCATCTGGACCATCAACCAGGGCTGCACCGACCCCGCGACGGGCGCCAACCCGCTCCTCACGGAAGTGAAGAAGGCGTTCCTCCAGTAG
- a CDS encoding alpha/beta fold hydrolase has translation MALELDDWGGSGPLLHFACANGFPPETYRKLFTRLATRYHVVSLRTRPLMPGQDPKALTTWKELGEDLARELKARGRSGVLGVGHSVGGTSTLMASAANPGLFRAVVALDPVLVTGPRLWALRLMKLLGRMDRTAIVRGALRRRDRWTTREEAATAYRQRTLFKDWDADCFSDYITHGLVPTDEGDFRLRFPREWEARIFETFPADPWTLIRANAAPTLVLRGERSDTLLPDALARAESEMQRTRVDTLPLASHLFPMERPRDTADRVMTFLEQLPPVDTAAPEP, from the coding sequence ATGGCCTTGGAGCTGGATGACTGGGGCGGCAGCGGGCCGCTCTTGCACTTCGCCTGCGCGAACGGCTTCCCTCCGGAGACGTACCGGAAGCTCTTCACGCGGCTCGCCACGCGCTACCACGTGGTGTCCCTGCGCACGCGGCCGCTGATGCCGGGCCAGGACCCGAAGGCGCTCACCACCTGGAAGGAGCTGGGCGAGGACCTGGCGCGCGAGCTGAAGGCGCGTGGGCGCTCCGGCGTGCTGGGCGTGGGGCACAGCGTGGGCGGCACCAGCACGCTGATGGCGTCCGCCGCGAACCCGGGGCTGTTCCGCGCGGTGGTGGCGTTGGACCCCGTGCTCGTCACCGGCCCCCGGCTGTGGGCGCTGCGCCTGATGAAGCTGCTGGGCCGCATGGACCGCACCGCCATCGTGCGGGGCGCGCTGCGGCGGCGGGACCGGTGGACGACGCGCGAGGAGGCCGCCACCGCGTACCGTCAGCGCACGCTGTTCAAGGACTGGGACGCGGACTGCTTCAGCGACTACATCACCCACGGCCTGGTGCCCACGGACGAGGGCGACTTCCGGCTGCGCTTTCCGCGCGAGTGGGAGGCCCGCATCTTCGAGACGTTCCCCGCGGACCCGTGGACGCTCATCCGCGCGAACGCGGCGCCCACGCTGGTGCTGCGCGGCGAGCGCTCCGACACGCTCCTTCCCGACGCGCTGGCGCGGGCGGAGAGCGAGATGCAGCGCACGCGGGTGGACACGCTCCCGCTCGCCTCGCACCTGTTCCCCATGGAGCGGCCGCGCGACACGGCGGACCGCGTGATGACGTTCCTGGAACAGCTGCCGCCCGTGGACACCGCCGCGCCCGAGCCCTGA